GCACCGCGAGCGTCGCCTTCGCGCCCGACAGGTTCGGCGGCTCGACGACGTTGATCGACTTGCTGTCGAGGAACGGCTGGAGCTGCTTCTGCTGCACGGGCCACCAGTAGCCGAGCGACACGTCGAGCTGCTTGCTCTTGAGCCCGGCGAACGAGATCGGCACCGACGCGATCGTCGTCGTCGGCTTGTAGCCGAGCGCCTCGAACACGGTCGACGCGAGCGCCGTGGTCGACGTGATGTCGGTCCAGCCGATATCCGCGAAACGCACGGTGCGGCAGGTCGCGGCATCCGTTTCGGCCAGCGCCGCATTCGTGAACGCGCCTGTCGCCAGCACGGCCGCGGCTAGCGCGGCGATCTTCGTCGACTTCATGGTTCCTCCCGGTTGGACTGGTGGGCAGCCGGTGCGCGGGGTGTGCGCCGGCCTGCATCGTGGGAGTAAAAGTAACGAGCCATATTCGCCACGAAAAGACCGCCGGCGACCTGTTCTTGACTGTTTGCGACTATGCGTGGAAACCACTAGGGAAACGCTGATTTATTCGGCTCGGCGGTCATCGCAGACGTAGCCGAGGACGTTTAGAAGACAGCTCACGGAACGGACCCACGACGATGAAGAGGCAGATCGGCTTCGCGGAAGCGGAAATTGCAGGCAAGAAGCGAGTGACGAGGCGCCAACGCTTCCTGGAAGAGATGGAGAAGGTCGTTCCGTGGCAGCGCTTGCTGTCGGCCATCGAACCGCACTATCCGAAGGGCACGCGAGGTCGCCCGCCGATTGGCCTTGAGCGGATGCTGCGAATCTACTTCGTGCAACAGTGGTACGGACTGTCGGACGAAGGACTGGAAGACGCGCTGTATGACAGCATCACGCTGCGAGCCTTCGCCGGCATCGATCTGGCGATCGAGAACGTGCCTGATGCAACCACGCTGTTGAAGTTCCGGCGCCTGCTGATCGAACACGAACTGACACGGAAGTTGTTCGACGAGATTGGCATCTCGCTGTGCGAGCGTGGGCTGATGATGAAGGAAGGCACGCTGGTTGACGCGACGATCATTGAAGCGCCGCCGTCGACCAAGAATGCCGGGAAGAGCCGTGACCCGGAAATGCATCAAACGAAGAAGGGCAACGAATGGCACTTTGGCATGAAAGCCCACATTGGCGTCGACGCCGACTCGGGCCTGATTCACAGTGTGGTTGGCACGGCGGCCAACGTGTCGGATGTATCGCAAGCTCATGCCCTGCTGCACGGGCATGAAGAGCAGGTGTTCGCCGACGCGGGCTACATTGGCGTCGACAAGCGCGAGGAAATGGCGGGCAAGGCCGTGAAGTGGCACGTCGCTGCCAGGCGGGGAAAGATCAAGGCGATGCAAGAAGGAGCGCTGAAGGACCTGGTGATCGCGCTCGAGCGAACCAAGGCGCAGATCCGTTGGCGGGTTGAGCATCCGTTTCATATCGTCAAGAATCTGTTTCAGCATCGCAAGACCCGATACAAGGGCTTGGCCAAGAACACCGCGCAACTGTTCAGCCTGTTCGCTCTGGCGAATCTGGTGATTGCGCGAAATCTGTTGCGATCGGTCCATGGGAGCAGTCCGTCATGCGTATGAAAAATGCGAGCAGGGAGGCTCGCTTACGCGCCAAATTCACTGAATTGAGCGCCGATTCGCTTCGTCATCCAGAAAATTTGAAGCCATCTCGCCTGCAACTTCGGAAGTTGGTCCATTGATCAGCGTTTCCCTAGGTTTCGCTCGAGGCTTGTCGGATGGCGGTTTGTGGCTTTTACGGGCGGCGAAGGGGTTGCCCGGATGCGGCGTGCGGCTTTCGAATCGGCGCGCGGAGGCTGACAAATTCCGGACACATTCTGCGGCGCCGTCGATCGGCCCTATGCTGGGTACCGTCGGGGCGTCCGGTGGCGGCGGGCAGTGGCCGCGGCCGGTTCGAGCCCGATCTTGCGCGCCGTCGGCATCGACGCTTTGCGATGCCGTCGCGCCCGGCCATCACCCCATGCGTATCCGGCCCGACCCGCCACGGACAACATCATGCTTCCCGTTATCTTTCTCGTCGCCGTTTTCGCGATCATCGTGACCATGCAGCGCGGCGTAATCCGCGGCGCGGATGTGCAGCTTCGCGCGCGCTTCGACGCGGAAGGCCCGCGTGGAGAAACGTCGCGACGGTTGATGCGTGAATCGGGA
The sequence above is drawn from the Burkholderia stabilis genome and encodes:
- a CDS encoding IS5-like element ISBmu2 family transposase; this translates as MKRQIGFAEAEIAGKKRVTRRQRFLEEMEKVVPWQRLLSAIEPHYPKGTRGRPPIGLERMLRIYFVQQWYGLSDEGLEDALYDSITLRAFAGIDLAIENVPDATTLLKFRRLLIEHELTRKLFDEIGISLCERGLMMKEGTLVDATIIEAPPSTKNAGKSRDPEMHQTKKGNEWHFGMKAHIGVDADSGLIHSVVGTAANVSDVSQAHALLHGHEEQVFADAGYIGVDKREEMAGKAVKWHVAARRGKIKAMQEGALKDLVIALERTKAQIRWRVEHPFHIVKNLFQHRKTRYKGLAKNTAQLFSLFALANLVIARNLLRSVHGSSPSCV